Proteins encoded in a region of the Streptomyces akebiae genome:
- the mca gene encoding mycothiol conjugate amidase Mca: protein MAVHAHPDDESSKGAATMAKYVSEGVDVLVVTCTGGERGSILNPKLQGDKYIEEHIHEVRKKEMDEAREILGVSQEWLGFVDSGLPEGDPLPPLPDGCFALEDVDKAAGELVRKIRAFRPQVITTYDENGGYPHPDHIMTHKISMVAFEGAADTERYPEAEYGPAYQPQKLYYNQGFNRPRTEALHNALLERGLESPYGEWLKRWDESDHKNRTLTTHVPCAEFFEIRDKALVAHATQIDPDGGWFRVPMEIQKEVWPTEEYELAKSLVDTSLPEDDLFAGIR from the coding sequence TGCACGCGCACCCCGACGACGAGTCGAGCAAGGGTGCGGCCACCATGGCGAAGTATGTGTCCGAGGGGGTGGACGTGCTGGTCGTGACCTGCACGGGCGGCGAGCGCGGCTCCATCCTCAATCCGAAACTGCAGGGCGACAAGTACATCGAGGAGCACATTCACGAGGTACGCAAGAAGGAGATGGACGAGGCCCGCGAGATCCTCGGCGTCAGCCAGGAGTGGCTCGGCTTCGTCGACTCCGGCCTCCCCGAGGGCGACCCCCTGCCGCCCCTTCCCGACGGCTGCTTCGCCCTGGAGGACGTCGACAAGGCGGCGGGTGAGCTGGTCCGGAAGATCCGCGCGTTCCGTCCCCAGGTGATCACCACCTACGACGAGAACGGCGGGTACCCGCACCCCGACCACATCATGACCCACAAGATCTCGATGGTGGCGTTCGAGGGCGCGGCGGACACCGAGCGGTACCCCGAGGCCGAGTACGGCCCGGCGTACCAGCCGCAGAAGCTCTACTACAACCAGGGCTTCAACCGCCCGCGCACCGAGGCGCTGCACAACGCCCTGCTGGAGCGCGGCCTGGAGTCCCCGTACGGCGAGTGGCTCAAGCGCTGGGACGAGTCCGACCACAAGAACCGGACCCTGACCACGCATGTGCCGTGCGCCGAGTTCTTCGAGATCCGTGACAAGGCCCTCGTCGCCCACGCCACGCAGATCGACCCCGACGGCGGCTGGTTCCGGGTCCCGATGGAGATCCAGAAGGAGGTCTGGCCGACCGAGGAGTACGAGCTCGCGAAGTCCCTCGTGGACACCTCGCTCCCGGAGGACGACCTCTTTGCGGGCATCCGCTAG